A part of Entelurus aequoreus isolate RoL-2023_Sb linkage group LG10, RoL_Eaeq_v1.1, whole genome shotgun sequence genomic DNA contains:
- the mid1ip1b gene encoding mid1-interacting protein 1-B, whose protein sequence is MMQLTRARKQKHSLLSSMNHFIGAVNNMDQTVMVPSLLMDVPLDEDTAMAHLKSDVDDMYSHYQLLKSLRWDMESGSSSGEQRRKEGLRRTASTSSTSSSLLSSEEDEDDLQKQFQFHLAGLQGVLSKLTLKADSLTRCYRQRVGI, encoded by the coding sequence ATGATGCAGCTCACCAGAGCGCGCAAACAGAAACATTCCCTCCTCAGCTCCATGAACCATTTCATCGGGGCCGTCAACAACATGGACCAGACCGTCATGGTGCCCAGCCTGCTGATGGACGTCCCCTTGGACGAGGACACGGCGATGGCCCACTTAAAGTCAGACGTGGACGACATGTACAGCCACTACCAGCTGCTCAAGTCCCTTCGCTGGGACATGGAGTCGGGGTCCAGCAGCGGCGAGCAGAGGCGCAAGGAGGGCTTGAGGCGCACCGCGTCCACATCCTCCACGTCTTCCTCCCTGCTGTCCTCTGAAGAGGATGAAGATGACTTGCAGAAGCAGTTCCAGTTCCACCTGGCTGGCCTGCAGGGGGTGCTGTCCAAGCTCACCTTGAAGGCCGACTCTCTCACCAGGTGCTACAGGCAGAGAGTCGGCATTTGA